The Pantoea phytobeneficialis genome has a segment encoding these proteins:
- the barA gene encoding two-component sensor histidine kinase BarA translates to MTKYSLRARMMILILAPTLMIGLLLSTFFVVHRYNELQHQVQDAGANIIEPLAVSAEYGMTWHNRDAIRELVSLLHRRHSDIVRAITVFDNNNHIYVTSNNNQNLSLVQKEDISTLEDGVSVERRGNLMVLRTPIVSERYSVDELPREDAKPTGNPLGYVAIELDLQSVRLEQYKEVFVATLLLLFCLCIAMLFAYRLMRDVTGPIRNMVTTVDRIRRGQLDSRVEGYMLGELSILKNGINAMAMSLTAYHEEMQQNIDQATYDLRETLEQLEIQNVELDLAKKRAQEAARIKSEFLANMSHELRTPLNGVIGFTRQMLKTGLSTNQRDYMSTIERSAANLLSIINDVLDFSKLEAGKLVLESIPFPLRATLDETLVLLAPSAHEKGLEITVCLEQQVPDNVIGDPLRLQQILINLIGNAIKFTEQGHIDLRVELRNTNTTRVALEIQVHDTGIGISDQQQTQLFQAFRQADASISRRHGGTGLGLVITQKLVHEMGGEIAFHSRQGEGSTFWVHIQLDLNPNAPPHPRALEDLRPSLLAYIEPHPAVAKAVLEMLSGTPLQVHHAATLEELGDAHFPLLLMGLPVDGKTTSALPDDLITHLLSRADSVLLALPSEMMLHADELRARGIAGCLTKPVSLTRLLPMLLDFHSRQREALPRGARQPLTVMAVDDNPANLKLIGALLEEQVEHIILCDNAEQAIRQARLRPLDVILMDIQMPEIDGIRASEIIRSLPLHAATPIVAVTAHALDGEREQLINAGMNDYLAKPIDEDKLSQLLQRYAPRNVALSSPAPAVAPSLDWALALRQAAHKEDLARDLLQMLLDFLPEVAQRVEECMENNDVTGLREIIHKLHGSASYSGVPRLKELCRQLEKSLHQESDIAALEPELLELSDEMENVAREARTLLQV, encoded by the coding sequence ATGACCAAATACAGCCTGCGGGCGCGAATGATGATCCTGATACTGGCGCCAACGCTGATGATTGGCCTGTTGCTCAGTACTTTTTTCGTGGTTCACCGCTATAACGAATTGCAGCATCAGGTCCAGGATGCGGGTGCGAACATTATCGAGCCGCTGGCGGTTTCCGCCGAATATGGCATGACATGGCACAACCGCGATGCGATACGCGAACTGGTCAGCCTGCTGCATCGCCGACATTCCGATATTGTCCGTGCGATTACCGTTTTCGACAACAACAATCACATCTACGTCACCTCAAATAACAACCAGAACCTCAGTCTGGTGCAGAAAGAGGATATCTCCACGCTGGAAGATGGCGTCTCGGTTGAACGTCGTGGCAACCTGATGGTGCTCCGCACGCCGATCGTGTCGGAGCGCTATTCCGTCGATGAACTGCCGCGCGAAGATGCAAAGCCCACCGGCAATCCGCTGGGTTATGTGGCGATCGAGCTGGATCTGCAATCAGTACGTCTTGAGCAATACAAAGAGGTGTTTGTCGCCACCCTGCTGCTGCTGTTTTGCCTGTGTATCGCCATGCTGTTCGCCTACCGCCTGATGCGCGACGTCACTGGTCCGATTCGTAATATGGTCACCACCGTGGACCGCATTCGCCGGGGACAGCTCGACAGCCGTGTCGAAGGCTACATGCTGGGCGAGCTGAGCATTCTGAAGAACGGTATCAACGCGATGGCGATGTCGCTGACCGCCTACCATGAAGAGATGCAGCAGAATATTGACCAGGCAACGTACGACCTGCGGGAGACGCTGGAGCAGTTGGAGATCCAAAACGTCGAGCTGGATCTGGCGAAAAAACGCGCCCAGGAAGCGGCGCGCATCAAATCCGAATTCCTGGCTAATATGTCGCATGAACTCCGCACGCCGTTGAACGGGGTGATTGGCTTCACCCGCCAGATGCTGAAAACCGGCCTTAGCACCAACCAGCGCGATTATATGAGCACCATTGAGCGCTCCGCCGCCAACCTGTTGAGCATCATCAATGACGTTCTTGATTTCTCCAAGCTGGAAGCGGGCAAACTGGTGCTGGAGTCGATCCCCTTCCCCCTGCGCGCCACGCTGGATGAAACCCTGGTGTTGCTGGCGCCTTCTGCTCACGAGAAAGGGCTGGAAATCACCGTTTGCCTGGAACAACAGGTGCCGGACAATGTCATTGGCGATCCCCTGCGCCTGCAACAGATTCTGATTAACCTGATCGGCAACGCCATCAAGTTTACCGAACAAGGGCATATCGACCTGCGCGTTGAACTGCGCAATACCAACACCACGCGTGTCGCACTGGAAATTCAGGTGCACGACACCGGCATTGGTATTTCCGATCAACAACAAACGCAGCTATTCCAGGCATTCCGTCAGGCGGATGCCAGTATCTCGCGCCGTCACGGCGGCACCGGACTGGGTCTGGTGATCACCCAGAAGTTGGTACATGAAATGGGTGGCGAAATCGCTTTCCACAGCCGCCAGGGCGAAGGGTCGACCTTTTGGGTTCATATCCAACTGGATCTCAATCCGAATGCGCCCCCGCATCCGCGAGCGCTGGAGGATTTGCGTCCCTCCCTGTTGGCCTACATCGAGCCGCATCCGGCGGTGGCAAAAGCGGTACTGGAGATGCTGAGCGGCACCCCGTTGCAGGTACATCATGCCGCCACGCTGGAAGAATTGGGCGATGCCCACTTCCCGCTCTTGTTGATGGGGCTTCCGGTTGACGGCAAAACCACATCGGCCTTACCGGATGACCTGATCACGCACCTGTTAAGCCGCGCCGATTCGGTGTTGCTGGCGCTCCCCAGTGAAATGATGTTGCATGCCGATGAACTGCGTGCCCGCGGCATTGCCGGTTGCCTGACCAAACCGGTATCGCTGACACGCCTGTTACCGATGCTGCTCGACTTCCACAGCCGACAACGCGAAGCCCTGCCGCGTGGGGCACGCCAACCGTTGACGGTGATGGCGGTAGATGACAATCCGGCCAACCTGAAGTTGATCGGTGCCCTGCTGGAGGAACAGGTCGAACACATCATTCTGTGCGACAACGCCGAACAGGCGATTCGCCAGGCACGTCTGCGCCCGCTGGATGTGATTCTCATGGACATTCAAATGCCGGAGATTGACGGTATCCGCGCCAGTGAGATTATCCGCAGCCTGCCGTTGCATGCAGCAACGCCGATTGTGGCGGTCACTGCCCATGCGCTGGATGGCGAACGCGAGCAGTTGATCAATGCCGGGATGAACGATTATCTGGCGAAGCCGATTGATGAGGATAAACTCAGCCAACTGCTGCAACGTTATGCGCCGCGTAACGTCGCTCTCAGCTCACCCGCCCCGGCGGTGGCCCCTTCACTGGATTGGGCGTTGGCATTACGCCAGGCAGCACATAAAGAGGATCTCGCACGCGATCTGTTGCAGATGCTGCTGGATTTCCTGCCAGAAGTGGCGCAGCGCGTGGAAGAGTGTATGGAAAATAACGATGTGACCGGGCTGCGCGAAATCATTCACAAGCTACATGGCAGCGCCAGCTACAGTGGCGTACCGCGTTTGAAGGAACTGTGTCGGCAACTGGAAAAGAGTCTGCATCAGGAAAGTGATATTGCTGCGCTGGAGCCGGAATTGCTGGAGTTGAGCGACGAGATGGAAAACGTGGCACGCGAAGCGCGCACGTTGTTGCAGGTATAA
- the gudD gene encoding glucarate dehydratase, with amino-acid sequence MSQTPKITSMQVIPVAGYDSMLLNLSGAHAPFFTRNIVIIKDNAGHTGVGEIPGGEKIRQTLEDAAALVVHKTVGEYKNILNLVRSTFADRDAGGRGTQTFDLRTTIHVVTGIEAALLDLLGQHLGVNVASLLGDGQQRDRVEMLGYLFYVGDRKKTSLPYQSQENDKCDWYRLRHEEALTPDTVVRLAEAAYEKYGFNDFKLKGGVLRGGEEAEAVTALAKRFPQARVTLDPNGAWSLNEAILLGKQLKGVLAYAEDPCGAEQGYSGREVMAEFRRATGLPTATNMIATDWRQMGHTLSLQSVDIPLADPHFWTMQGSVRVAQMCHDFGLTWGSHSNNHFDVSLAMFTHVAAAAPGAITAIDTHWIWQEGNQRLTKEPFQIKGGMVQVPQKPGLGVELDMDQVMQANALYQKHGLGARDDAQAMQFLVPNWTFDNKRPCLVR; translated from the coding sequence ATGAGTCAGACACCGAAAATTACATCCATGCAGGTCATCCCGGTGGCCGGTTATGACAGCATGTTGCTCAACCTGAGCGGCGCACATGCCCCTTTCTTCACCCGTAACATCGTCATCATTAAAGACAATGCGGGCCATACCGGAGTTGGGGAGATTCCGGGCGGCGAGAAGATTCGTCAGACGTTGGAAGATGCGGCAGCGCTGGTAGTACATAAAACCGTTGGCGAGTACAAAAACATTCTTAACCTGGTGCGCAGTACCTTTGCCGACCGTGATGCTGGCGGGCGTGGCACCCAGACGTTTGACCTGCGCACCACCATCCATGTGGTGACCGGGATTGAAGCGGCTCTGCTCGATCTGCTCGGCCAGCATCTGGGCGTCAATGTGGCGTCGTTGCTGGGTGATGGTCAGCAACGCGACCGGGTAGAAATGCTGGGTTATCTGTTCTACGTCGGCGATCGCAAGAAAACCTCGCTGCCGTACCAGAGCCAGGAAAATGACAAATGCGACTGGTATCGCCTGCGCCATGAAGAAGCGCTGACGCCGGATACCGTGGTGCGTCTCGCGGAAGCGGCGTATGAAAAATACGGCTTCAATGATTTCAAACTGAAAGGGGGTGTGCTGCGTGGTGGTGAAGAGGCCGAGGCGGTCACCGCACTGGCGAAGCGTTTCCCACAGGCGCGCGTCACCCTCGATCCGAACGGTGCCTGGTCGCTGAATGAAGCGATCCTGCTGGGGAAACAGCTGAAGGGCGTGTTGGCCTATGCTGAAGACCCGTGTGGGGCTGAACAGGGCTATTCCGGACGCGAGGTGATGGCGGAATTCCGTCGTGCCACCGGGCTGCCTACCGCCACCAATATGATCGCCACCGACTGGCGTCAGATGGGCCACACCCTGTCACTGCAATCCGTCGATATCCCGCTGGCCGATCCTCACTTCTGGACCATGCAAGGCTCGGTGCGCGTGGCGCAAATGTGCCACGACTTTGGCCTGACCTGGGGCTCGCACTCCAACAACCATTTCGATGTGTCGCTGGCGATGTTTACGCATGTCGCGGCGGCGGCGCCGGGCGCGATTACCGCCATCGATACCCATTGGATTTGGCAGGAAGGTAACCAACGCCTGACCAAAGAACCGTTCCAGATCAAAGGCGGCATGGTTCAGGTGCCGCAGAAACCAGGTCTGGGTGTTGAGCTGGATATGGATCAGGTGATGCAGGCCAATGCGCTGTATCAGAAACACGGGCTGGGCGCGCGCGATGACGCTCAGGCGATGCAATTCCTTGTGCCCAACTGGACTTTTGATAACAAACGTCCGTGCCTGGTGCGCTAA
- a CDS encoding glycerate kinase: protein MKIVIAPDSYKESLSALEVASAIEAGFRDIFPEADYVKIPVADGGEGTVEAMVAATQGSIVRLTVTGPLGEPVDAFYGLSGDARTAFIEMAAASGLELVPTSHRDPLITTSFGTGELIKNALDRGVGHIIIGIGGSATNDGGSGMMQALGARLLDQQGNEIAYGGGALPQLARIEIAGLDARIRQCRFEVACDVTNPLTGEQGASAVFGPQKGATPELVQQLDRALAHYADIIHRDLDIDVLHIAGGGAAGGMGAALHAFCQADLRRGIEIVTEALGLAEQVHDADLVITGEGRIDSQTINGKVPIGVAQVAKRFNKPVIGIAGSLTADVGVVHEHGLDAVFSVLFGICSLEEALTNAAQNVRLTARNVAATIKVGNSL, encoded by the coding sequence ATGAAAATCGTTATCGCACCGGATTCGTATAAAGAGAGTTTATCCGCCCTGGAAGTGGCTTCAGCGATAGAAGCGGGATTCCGCGACATCTTCCCTGAAGCTGACTACGTAAAAATACCGGTCGCCGACGGTGGTGAAGGCACGGTAGAAGCGATGGTGGCGGCAACGCAGGGAAGCATTGTCAGGCTGACGGTCACCGGACCGCTGGGTGAGCCTGTTGATGCGTTTTACGGTTTGTCGGGTGATGCCCGCACCGCGTTTATCGAAATGGCGGCGGCCAGCGGCCTGGAACTGGTGCCAACCTCACATCGTGACCCACTGATTACCACCTCCTTTGGTACTGGCGAACTGATCAAGAACGCGCTGGATCGTGGGGTGGGACATATCATCATTGGTATTGGCGGTAGCGCCACCAACGATGGCGGCTCGGGCATGATGCAGGCGCTTGGCGCGCGTTTGCTGGATCAGCAGGGCAACGAGATTGCCTACGGCGGCGGGGCCTTGCCACAGTTAGCCCGCATTGAAATCGCTGGCCTCGATGCGCGCATTCGGCAGTGTCGTTTCGAAGTCGCATGTGATGTGACCAATCCGCTCACCGGAGAACAAGGGGCTTCGGCGGTGTTTGGCCCGCAGAAGGGGGCGACACCTGAGCTGGTACAGCAATTGGATCGGGCGTTGGCGCATTACGCCGATATTATTCATCGCGACCTGGATATTGATGTACTGCATATTGCGGGGGGCGGTGCGGCAGGCGGCATGGGTGCGGCGCTGCATGCGTTTTGCCAGGCTGACCTGCGTCGCGGTATCGAGATTGTTACCGAAGCGCTGGGCCTTGCCGAGCAGGTGCATGATGCCGATCTGGTGATTACCGGTGAAGGTCGCATCGACAGCCAGACCATCAACGGCAAAGTGCCGATTGGTGTGGCGCAGGTGGCAAAACGATTTAATAAGCCGGTCATCGGCATTGCGGGCAGTTTGACGGCCGATGTGGGCGTAGTACATGAACATGGGCTGGATGCCGTGTTCAGCGTGTTGTTTGGTATCTGCTCGCTGGAAGAAGCGCTGACGAATGCCGCGCAGAATGTGCGTCTGACGGCTCGTAACGTGGCGGCAACGATTAAGGTTGGCAACAGCCTGTAG
- the relA gene encoding GTP diphosphokinase produces MVAVRSAHLNTAGEFALDQWIASLGIANPQSCQRLADTWRYCEAETHDHPDQALLLWRGIEMVEILSMLSMDIDSLRAALIFPLANADVVSEEELEQTVGKGIVSLVHGVRDMDAIRQLKAIHNDSMASEQVDNVRRMLLAMVEDFRCVVIKLAERIAHLREMKDAPEDERVLAAKESTNIYAPLANRLGIGQLKWELEDYCFRYLHPDEYKRIAKLLHERRIDREQYIENFVDNLRKEMQKEGVRAEVYGRPKHIYSIWRKMQKKSLAFDELFDVRAVRIVAERLQDCYGALGTVHTLYRHLPSEFDDYVANPKPNGYQSIHTVVLGPQGKTVEIQIRTRQMHEDAELGVAAHWKYKEGPTSSNTRGAAGHEERIAWLRKLITWQEEMADSGEMLEEVRSQVFDDRVYVFTPKGDVVDLPAGSTPLDFAYHIHSDIGHRCIGAKIGGRIVPFTYQLQMGDQVEVITQKQPNPSRDWLNPNLGYITTSRGRSKIHNWFRKQDRDKNIIAGRQILDTELTQLDISLREAEKLLLPRYNVTSLDELLAAIGGGDIRLNQMVNFLQGKLNKPSAEEEDREALRQLTQKSYTPSARKESGRVVVEGVGNLLHHIARCCQPIPGDDIVGFITQGRGISIHRADCDQLAELISHAPERIVDAVWGESYSSGYSLVVRVTANDRSGLLRDITTILANEKVNVLGVSSRSDTRKQLATIDMDIEIYNQQVLGRVLARLNQVPDIIDARRLH; encoded by the coding sequence ATGGTTGCGGTTAGAAGTGCGCATTTAAATACGGCGGGGGAGTTTGCCCTCGACCAGTGGATTGCCAGTTTGGGTATTGCTAACCCGCAATCCTGTCAGCGTCTGGCTGACACCTGGCGCTACTGTGAAGCCGAAACGCACGACCATCCTGATCAAGCTCTGCTGTTGTGGCGCGGTATCGAGATGGTGGAAATTCTCTCGATGCTGAGTATGGATATCGACAGCCTGCGTGCCGCGCTGATTTTCCCGCTGGCGAATGCCGACGTGGTCAGCGAAGAAGAGCTGGAGCAAACCGTCGGCAAAGGCATTGTTTCGCTGGTGCATGGCGTGCGCGATATGGATGCAATCCGTCAGCTGAAAGCGATCCATAACGACTCGATGGCCTCTGAACAGGTCGATAACGTGCGCCGTATGCTGCTGGCGATGGTGGAAGATTTCCGCTGCGTCGTCATCAAGCTGGCGGAACGTATCGCTCACCTGCGTGAAATGAAAGACGCGCCGGAAGATGAGCGCGTCCTCGCCGCGAAAGAAAGCACCAATATCTATGCGCCGCTGGCTAACCGCCTCGGTATCGGCCAGCTCAAATGGGAGCTGGAAGATTACTGCTTCCGCTATCTCCATCCCGATGAATACAAACGTATTGCTAAGCTGCTGCATGAGCGGCGTATCGATCGTGAACAGTACATCGAAAACTTTGTCGATAACCTGCGTAAAGAGATGCAGAAAGAGGGCGTGCGTGCTGAGGTGTATGGCCGTCCGAAACACATCTATAGCATCTGGCGCAAGATGCAGAAAAAATCGCTGGCGTTTGATGAGTTGTTCGACGTGCGCGCGGTGCGTATCGTCGCGGAACGTTTGCAGGACTGCTACGGTGCGCTGGGTACGGTGCATACCCTGTATCGTCACCTGCCCAGCGAGTTTGACGACTACGTCGCCAACCCGAAGCCTAATGGTTATCAGTCCATCCACACCGTGGTGCTGGGGCCGCAGGGCAAAACGGTAGAAATCCAGATTCGTACCCGTCAGATGCATGAAGATGCCGAGCTGGGTGTAGCGGCGCACTGGAAATACAAAGAAGGGCCGACCAGCAGCAATACACGCGGTGCGGCGGGCCATGAAGAACGTATCGCCTGGCTGCGTAAGTTAATCACCTGGCAGGAAGAGATGGCGGACTCTGGCGAGATGCTGGAAGAAGTGCGCAGTCAGGTGTTTGACGATCGCGTTTATGTCTTTACCCCGAAAGGGGATGTGGTGGACTTGCCTGCCGGTTCAACCCCGCTCGATTTCGCCTACCACATCCACAGCGATATCGGCCACCGCTGCATCGGCGCGAAAATTGGTGGGCGCATCGTGCCGTTCACCTATCAGTTGCAGATGGGCGACCAGGTTGAGGTGATCACCCAGAAGCAGCCAAACCCGAGTCGCGACTGGCTTAACCCGAACCTCGGCTATATCACGACCAGCCGTGGTCGTTCGAAGATTCACAACTGGTTCCGTAAGCAGGATCGCGACAAGAATATTATTGCTGGTCGCCAGATACTGGATACGGAGTTGACGCAGCTGGATATCAGCCTGCGTGAGGCGGAGAAACTGCTGCTGCCGCGCTATAACGTCACCTCGTTGGATGAGTTGCTGGCGGCGATTGGCGGTGGCGATATTCGCCTTAATCAGATGGTTAACTTCCTGCAAGGCAAGCTGAATAAGCCGAGCGCGGAAGAGGAAGATCGCGAAGCACTGCGCCAACTGACGCAGAAATCGTATACGCCGTCAGCGCGTAAAGAGAGCGGCCGCGTGGTGGTGGAAGGGGTCGGCAACCTGCTGCACCACATCGCTCGTTGCTGTCAGCCCATTCCGGGCGACGATATCGTCGGCTTTATTACTCAGGGACGTGGCATCTCGATCCACCGTGCCGATTGTGACCAGTTGGCTGAGCTGATCTCCCATGCGCCGGAGCGCATTGTCGATGCGGTGTGGGGCGAAAGTTATTCCAGTGGTTATTCGCTGGTGGTGCGCGTCACAGCGAACGACCGTAGCGGTCTGCTGCGTGATATCACCACGATTCTGGCGAATGAGAAGGTGAACGTGCTGGGCGTCTCCAGCCGCAGCGATACCCGCAAGCAACTGGCAACCATTGATATGGATATCGAGATCTATAACCAGCAGGTGCTGGGCCGCGTACTGGCTCGACTGAACCAGGTGCCGGATATTATCGACGCACGGCGGTTACACTAA
- the garR gene encoding 2-hydroxy-3-oxopropionate reductase has protein sequence MKIGFIGLGIMGKPMSKNLLKAGYSLVVRDNNAASEAELVELGATVAKSAKEVAQLVDVVITMVPNSPQVKEVCLGENGIIDGAKPGLIVIDMSSIAPLASREVHDALAVKGIKMLDAPVSGGEPKAIEGTLSVMVGGDKAVFDQCYDIMKAMAGSVVHTGDIGAGNVTKLANQVIVALNIAAMSEALSLATKAGVNPELVYQAIRGGLAGSTVLDAKAPMVLDRNFKPGFRIDLHIKDLANALDTSHGVGAQLPLTAAVMEMMQALKADGLGTADHSALACYYEKLAKVEITR, from the coding sequence ATGAAAATTGGATTTATCGGCCTGGGCATCATGGGCAAACCGATGAGTAAAAACCTGCTGAAAGCGGGCTATTCGCTGGTGGTACGTGACAACAACGCAGCAAGTGAAGCCGAGCTGGTTGAGCTGGGGGCTACAGTCGCGAAAAGCGCGAAAGAGGTGGCGCAGCTGGTAGATGTGGTGATCACCATGGTGCCAAACTCACCGCAGGTGAAAGAAGTGTGTCTGGGCGAGAACGGCATCATTGATGGTGCGAAACCCGGCCTGATCGTGATTGATATGAGCTCCATTGCGCCACTGGCCAGCCGTGAAGTCCACGACGCACTGGCAGTGAAAGGCATCAAGATGCTGGATGCGCCGGTCAGCGGCGGTGAGCCGAAAGCAATTGAAGGCACGCTGTCGGTGATGGTTGGCGGCGATAAAGCGGTGTTTGATCAGTGCTACGACATCATGAAAGCGATGGCGGGTTCGGTGGTCCACACCGGTGATATCGGTGCGGGCAACGTTACCAAGCTGGCAAACCAGGTGATTGTGGCGCTGAATATTGCCGCAATGTCTGAAGCGCTGTCGCTGGCGACCAAAGCGGGTGTAAACCCGGAACTGGTCTATCAGGCGATTCGTGGTGGTCTGGCAGGCAGCACGGTGCTGGATGCCAAAGCGCCGATGGTGCTGGACCGCAACTTCAAGCCGGGCTTCCGCATCGATCTGCACATCAAGGATCTGGCTAATGCGCTGGACACCTCGCATGGCGTGGGTGCGCAATTGCCGCTGACCGCTGCGGTGATGGAGATGATGCAGGCGCTGAAGGCCGACGGTCTGGGTACCGCCGACCACAGTGCGCTGGCCTGCTATTATGAAAAATTAGCGAAAGTTGAGATTACCCGGTAG
- the garL gene encoding 2-dehydro-3-deoxyglucarate aldolase, protein MSNTAWPNAFRRRLLAGETLIGSWCALANPITTEVLGLAGFDWLVLDGEHAPNDITTFIPQLMALKGSHSAPVVRPPCNEPIIIKRLLDIGFYNFLIPFVETAEEATRAVASTRYPGAGIRGVSVSHRSNMYGTLPDYNATINDNITVLVQIESQLAVDNIDAIAAVEGVDGIFVGPGDLSAALGYLGQPAHPEVLKVIKYIFERAKAAGKPSGILAPVEADARRYLEWGASFVAVGSDLGVFRNATQALCDKFKK, encoded by the coding sequence ATGAGCAATACAGCCTGGCCGAATGCGTTTCGTCGCCGTTTGCTGGCAGGAGAAACCCTGATTGGTAGCTGGTGTGCGCTGGCCAACCCAATCACCACCGAAGTCCTGGGGCTGGCGGGTTTTGACTGGCTGGTGCTGGATGGCGAACACGCGCCGAATGACATCACCACTTTTATTCCGCAACTGATGGCGCTGAAAGGCAGCCACAGCGCACCGGTGGTTCGTCCACCCTGCAACGAACCGATCATCATCAAGCGTCTGTTGGATATCGGTTTCTATAACTTCCTGATTCCGTTTGTTGAGACGGCGGAAGAAGCAACGCGCGCCGTCGCCTCCACCCGCTATCCGGGAGCCGGTATTCGCGGTGTGTCGGTATCGCACCGTAGCAACATGTACGGCACGCTGCCGGATTACAACGCCACCATCAACGACAACATCACGGTGCTGGTGCAGATCGAATCCCAGTTGGCGGTGGACAACATTGACGCCATTGCTGCGGTGGAAGGTGTGGATGGCATTTTCGTGGGACCGGGCGATCTCTCTGCTGCGCTGGGTTATCTCGGCCAGCCTGCTCATCCGGAAGTACTGAAAGTCATTAAATACATTTTTGAACGCGCCAAAGCGGCGGGTAAGCCGAGCGGCATTCTGGCTCCGGTAGAAGCCGACGCCCGTCGTTATCTGGAATGGGGAGCCAGTTTTGTTGCCGTTGGCAGCGATCTGGGTGTTTTCCGCAACGCCACACAGGCGCTGTGCGACAAATTTAAGAAGTAA
- the rlmD gene encoding 23S rRNA (uracil(1939)-C(5))-methyltransferase RlmD translates to MAQFYSAKQRVTTRQRITVTIEDLDPFGQGVARHNGKAMFVSGALPGEQAEVTLLEDKRQYARAKATRITNPSAERVAPRCPHFGVCGGCQQQHVSVALQEQSKAKALARMLSRDAPLPVRVDEIISGHAWGYRRRARLGLQWHPKQQRLQMGFRQAASNDLVELTQCPILAPELEALLRPLHHCLSGLNAVKRLGHVELVLADNGPLMVLRHLDALSSDDRAKLERFSHEHDLMLYLADGSDDLTALKPDTPFYRSFNLQLTFSPQDFIQVNDGVNQQMVAKAIDWLDLKPQDRVLDLFCGMGNFTLPIGKFVENAVGVEGVAALVRQAAYNADLNNLKNVRFFQHNLEEDVARQAWAAQGFNKVLLDPARAGAAGVMSHIVKLAPERVVYVSCNPTTLARDSQTLLSAGYHLERVAMLDMFPHTSHLESMVLFSKT, encoded by the coding sequence ATGGCGCAATTTTACTCCGCAAAACAGCGGGTGACGACCAGGCAACGTATTACCGTCACTATCGAAGACCTTGATCCCTTTGGACAAGGTGTTGCGCGCCATAATGGCAAAGCGATGTTTGTCAGCGGTGCGCTACCCGGCGAGCAGGCTGAAGTGACGCTGTTGGAAGATAAACGCCAGTACGCGCGCGCAAAAGCTACGCGTATCACCAATCCCAGTGCAGAGCGAGTGGCACCGCGCTGCCCGCACTTTGGCGTGTGTGGCGGTTGCCAGCAACAGCATGTCTCGGTGGCGTTGCAGGAACAAAGCAAAGCCAAGGCGCTGGCAAGGATGCTGAGTCGTGACGCCCCTTTGCCGGTGCGCGTCGATGAAATTATCAGCGGCCACGCCTGGGGTTATCGTCGTCGCGCGCGCTTGGGGTTGCAGTGGCACCCAAAACAGCAGCGTTTGCAGATGGGGTTTCGCCAGGCGGCCAGCAATGATTTGGTGGAGTTGACGCAATGCCCCATTCTGGCGCCCGAACTTGAAGCGTTATTGCGGCCTCTGCACCACTGCCTCAGTGGCTTAAATGCGGTGAAACGTCTGGGCCATGTTGAACTGGTGCTGGCGGATAATGGCCCGCTGATGGTGCTGCGCCATCTTGATGCATTGTCCTCAGACGATCGTGCAAAACTGGAACGCTTTTCGCATGAACATGATTTGATGCTGTATCTCGCTGATGGTAGCGATGATCTGACAGCCCTGAAGCCTGATACGCCGTTTTATCGCTCATTCAACCTGCAACTGACCTTCAGCCCACAGGATTTTATTCAGGTGAATGATGGGGTGAATCAGCAAATGGTAGCGAAAGCCATCGACTGGCTCGACCTGAAGCCACAGGACCGGGTGCTGGATCTGTTTTGCGGCATGGGCAACTTCACATTGCCTATAGGAAAGTTCGTAGAAAATGCCGTTGGTGTGGAGGGCGTTGCAGCATTAGTACGGCAGGCAGCGTATAATGCAGACCTGAATAATCTGAAAAATGTCCGTTTTTTCCAGCATAACCTGGAGGAAGACGTTGCGCGCCAGGCATGGGCTGCGCAGGGATTTAATAAGGTGTTACTGGACCCGGCGCGTGCCGGGGCGGCGGGTGTGATGTCGCACATTGTTAAACTTGCGCCGGAACGCGTGGTCTATGTTTCTTGTAACCCGACAACACTTGCCCGCGACAGTCAGACATTACTGTCAGCGGGTTACCATTTGGAAAGGGTCGCGATGCTGGATATGTTCCCTCATACCAGCCATCTCGAATCCATGGTGCTGTTCAGCAAAACATAA